From Gimesia panareensis, the proteins below share one genomic window:
- a CDS encoding hydantoinase B/oxoprolinase family protein, giving the protein MNGTKMEDMGKKWEFWIDVGGTFTDCIARSPRNEFIPFKTLSSGITKGRVQEIPDPTTIVDPSRQGAPADFWQEYQIVFLNEAGQSVHSAQVTSFDTTTGTLQFTPGLPESVSVSSGYELTSGEEAPVLAIRWILGLKKSDTISNVIVKLGTTRGTNALLTRNGAHTAFITTRGFADVLLIGNQDRPRLFDLVIQKPEPLFETTVEIDERIDAEGNVLQAPDPQTIRQQLEDLKSTGVESLAICLLHSFANPEHEELIARLAEEASFDEISVSSRLSPLIKIVSRGDTTVMDAYLNPILKDYIKKLRTPLENCELKLMTSAGGLVDASHFVGKDSILSGPAGGVIGYSRVAEIAGFPRSIGFDMGGTSTDVSRFDGVYEREFETRKAGVRIVAPMLSIETVAAGGGSICGFDGIKLHVGPASAGADPGPACYGRGGPLTVTDLNLYLGKIIPSRFPFALDRSAVEQRLTALCQKIAASPMGKTYTPLELAEGFLQIANANMVRAIRNISVARGYDPADYVLVSFGGAGSQHACAIARSLGIHEVLIHPWSGILSAFGIGQADVRRFGQQSVLQPWTDDLQQELQTRFAKLDRSVYDEVRAEGIPPERIQSPEHSLEMRYLGTDATIQIRCQEGVDELTQFEQEHQRLYGYKHTGRGIEVTALRTEIVGQMEAPNLPIAEPVSRTPQPIETTTAHFQGQALETSVYLREDLQPGDQLAGPAIICEAISTVIIDPGFTAEILPRGETLMRETSPQTGGHAEISTEADPVMLEIFNNLFASIAEQMGITLQKTSISTNVKERLDFSCAVFSSTGDLVVNAPHIPVHLGAMSETVKRIIADNPDLGPGDVFVTNDPYRGGSHLPDVTVITPVHHPESEELLFFTASRAHHAEIGGIVPGSMPPFSKTLADEGVLIRNFKLVDRGTSRETELRELLLAGEHPSRSVADNLADVSAQVAANNCGVTLLNDLVRRYSLPVVQAYMKHIQQAATEKMQLALEAIEDGVYSFTDHLDNGAPLSVKITITGGTAVVDFTGTGPVLETNLNANRAIVNAAVLYVFRCLIQEDIPLNSGVLAPVEIILPECFLNPPERDSPAECAAMVGGNVETSQRTVDTLLGALHKAAASQGTMNNLTFGDETFGYYETICGGSGATVDSDGTDAVHTHMTNTRLTDAEIIERRYPVRLHEFSIRTGSGGAGRHRGGDGIIRRIEFLKPLRISLLSERRGEYPPFGLDGGEPGKVGENLLQKAGDPLEESLGGKFSLVVEAGDTLTIKTPGGGGFGTPG; this is encoded by the coding sequence ATGAATGGCACAAAAATGGAAGACATGGGAAAAAAATGGGAATTCTGGATCGATGTCGGCGGCACCTTCACAGACTGCATTGCCCGCTCTCCCCGGAATGAGTTCATTCCCTTTAAGACTCTTAGTTCGGGTATTACCAAAGGACGTGTACAGGAAATCCCTGATCCCACGACCATTGTTGACCCTTCCCGCCAGGGTGCCCCGGCAGACTTCTGGCAGGAATACCAGATCGTATTTCTGAATGAAGCGGGACAGTCCGTGCATTCGGCACAGGTGACGTCCTTTGACACCACAACAGGGACCCTGCAGTTCACTCCCGGTCTGCCTGAGTCGGTTTCCGTCTCATCAGGTTATGAACTCACTTCCGGGGAAGAAGCGCCTGTCCTGGCCATTCGCTGGATTCTTGGCCTGAAAAAGTCCGACACGATTTCCAACGTCATCGTCAAACTCGGCACCACCCGCGGCACGAATGCCCTGCTCACCCGCAACGGTGCCCATACCGCCTTCATCACCACCCGGGGCTTCGCCGATGTCCTGCTGATCGGCAATCAGGATCGCCCCCGTCTGTTCGACCTCGTGATTCAGAAACCGGAACCCCTGTTTGAAACCACGGTCGAAATCGACGAACGCATCGATGCGGAAGGAAACGTCCTGCAGGCCCCCGATCCACAAACCATCCGCCAACAGCTTGAGGACCTGAAGTCAACCGGCGTGGAATCACTGGCAATCTGCCTGCTGCATTCTTTCGCCAATCCCGAACATGAAGAATTGATCGCCCGACTGGCAGAAGAGGCCAGCTTTGATGAAATCAGCGTCTCCAGCCGACTCTCGCCACTGATCAAGATCGTTTCGCGCGGTGATACAACCGTGATGGATGCCTACCTGAATCCGATCCTCAAAGACTATATCAAAAAACTCCGCACACCGTTGGAAAACTGCGAGCTCAAACTGATGACCTCTGCTGGCGGACTGGTCGATGCCTCCCATTTCGTCGGCAAGGACAGCATCCTCTCGGGCCCTGCCGGTGGCGTGATCGGTTACTCCCGCGTGGCAGAAATTGCCGGCTTCCCCCGCTCCATTGGTTTCGACATGGGCGGCACCAGCACCGACGTCTCCCGCTTCGACGGAGTCTATGAACGGGAGTTCGAAACCCGTAAAGCCGGCGTCCGTATCGTCGCCCCCATGCTGAGCATCGAAACCGTCGCGGCCGGCGGGGGCAGTATCTGTGGTTTTGACGGCATTAAGCTCCACGTCGGCCCTGCCAGTGCAGGCGCTGATCCGGGCCCGGCCTGCTACGGTCGCGGCGGCCCGCTGACGGTGACCGACCTGAATCTCTACCTGGGGAAAATCATTCCCAGCCGATTTCCGTTCGCCCTCGATCGCAGCGCTGTCGAGCAACGTCTGACGGCACTCTGCCAGAAAATTGCAGCATCCCCCATGGGAAAAACCTACACGCCCCTCGAACTGGCTGAAGGTTTTCTGCAGATCGCCAACGCCAACATGGTTCGCGCGATCCGAAACATCTCTGTGGCCCGCGGCTATGATCCCGCTGATTACGTTCTGGTCAGCTTCGGCGGTGCCGGCTCACAGCATGCCTGTGCCATCGCCCGTTCGCTGGGCATTCATGAAGTGTTGATCCATCCCTGGTCCGGCATCCTCAGTGCCTTTGGCATCGGTCAGGCCGACGTCCGTCGCTTCGGACAACAATCCGTGCTCCAGCCCTGGACCGATGATCTGCAGCAGGAACTTCAGACCCGCTTTGCGAAACTCGACCGGAGTGTCTACGACGAAGTTCGTGCCGAAGGGATTCCCCCCGAACGCATCCAGTCGCCAGAGCACTCACTCGAAATGCGTTACCTGGGGACCGACGCGACCATCCAGATTCGCTGCCAGGAGGGAGTCGATGAACTGACACAATTCGAGCAGGAACACCAGAGACTATACGGTTATAAACACACGGGCCGCGGAATCGAAGTCACCGCCCTCCGTACCGAAATTGTTGGACAGATGGAAGCCCCCAATCTACCTATCGCAGAGCCGGTCTCACGTACGCCGCAACCGATCGAAACCACTACTGCCCACTTCCAGGGACAGGCTCTGGAAACCTCCGTCTACCTGCGTGAAGACCTGCAGCCCGGCGACCAGCTTGCCGGCCCCGCCATTATCTGCGAAGCGATCTCCACGGTGATCATCGATCCCGGCTTCACTGCGGAAATACTGCCCCGTGGTGAAACTCTGATGCGGGAAACCTCCCCCCAGACTGGAGGCCATGCCGAGATCAGCACCGAAGCCGATCCGGTCATGCTGGAAATCTTCAACAATCTGTTTGCTTCCATCGCCGAGCAAATGGGGATCACTCTGCAGAAGACTTCAATCTCGACCAACGTCAAAGAACGCCTCGATTTCAGTTGTGCCGTCTTCTCTTCCACCGGAGACCTGGTCGTCAATGCTCCGCACATCCCCGTCCATCTGGGAGCGATGAGTGAAACCGTGAAACGGATTATCGCCGACAACCCGGATCTCGGCCCAGGCGATGTCTTCGTGACCAACGATCCCTATCGCGGCGGTTCGCATCTGCCCGACGTGACCGTCATCACCCCCGTGCATCACCCGGAAAGCGAAGAACTGCTCTTCTTCACGGCCAGCCGTGCTCATCATGCGGAGATTGGCGGTATCGTCCCGGGCAGTATGCCCCCCTTCTCGAAAACGCTGGCGGACGAAGGCGTTCTGATTCGCAACTTCAAACTCGTCGATCGAGGCACCTCACGCGAAACCGAACTTCGCGAACTGCTGCTCGCGGGCGAACATCCTTCACGGTCCGTTGCCGACAATCTCGCGGACGTCTCCGCCCAGGTCGCCGCCAACAACTGTGGTGTGACACTGCTGAATGATCTGGTCCGCCGCTATTCCCTGCCCGTCGTACAGGCCTATATGAAACATATCCAGCAGGCTGCTACCGAAAAAATGCAGCTCGCACTCGAAGCCATCGAAGACGGCGTCTACTCCTTCACAGATCACCTGGACAACGGCGCGCCGCTCTCCGTCAAAATCACGATTACAGGCGGTACCGCGGTTGTCGACTTCACCGGTACCGGCCCCGTGCTGGAGACAAATCTGAATGCGAACCGCGCCATCGTGAACGCTGCGGTGCTGTATGTCTTCCGCTGCCTGATCCAGGAAGACATCCCCCTCAACAGCGGGGTGCTCGCACCAGTCGAGATCATTCTCCCGGAATGCTTCCTGAATCCCCCCGAGCGGGACTCTCCCGCCGAGTGTGCCGCCATGGTAGGCGGCAATGTGGAGACTTCCCAGCGGACCGTCGACACCCTGCTCGGCGCCCTGCACAAAGCAGCTGCCAGCCAGGGAACGATGAACAATCTCACCTTTGGCGATGAAACTTTCGGCTATTACGAAACCATCTGCGGAGGCAGCGGCGCGACTGTCGACAGCGACGGCACCGATGCTGTCCACACACACATGACCAACACCCGTTTGACAGATGCTGAGATCATTGAACGCCGCTACCCGGTCCGCTTGCATGAGTTCTCGATTCGTACCGGCTCGGGAGGGGCAGGTCGACATCGGGGTGGAGACGGCATCATCCGGCGGATCGAGTTTCTGAAACCGTTGCGCATCTCCCTGCTCTCGGAACGACGGGGCGAATATCCTCCCTTCGGACTGGACGGGGGAGAACCGGGGAAGGTCGGCGAAAACCTGCTGCAGAAAGCGGGAGATCCGCTGGAGGAATCACTGGGGGGAAAATTCTCACTCGTCGTCGAGGCAGGCGACACGCTGACCATCAAAACTCCCGGCGGAGGAGGTTTTGGCACTCCCGGTTAA
- a CDS encoding peptidylprolyl isomerase — protein sequence MSENRRAEVDAALADVDFDKFDYQVVFETTKGTIRMDLYPDVAPGHCKNLIGLTKIGFYDGIIFHRVIPDFVIQVGCPQGTGTGGPGYTIDAEFNNIPHETGVLSMARTSDPNSAGSQFFICLGRVPHLDNSYTVFGRTSDKESEAVVLEIGNVETDHGDRPLEEVKITGSEVIAKEK from the coding sequence GTGTCTGAAAACCGTCGCGCAGAAGTTGATGCCGCGTTGGCCGATGTTGATTTTGACAAGTTCGATTATCAGGTGGTCTTTGAAACGACCAAGGGAACCATCCGCATGGACCTCTATCCCGATGTGGCTCCCGGGCACTGCAAGAACCTGATCGGCCTGACCAAAATCGGTTTTTATGACGGGATCATCTTCCACCGCGTCATACCTGATTTCGTGATCCAGGTCGGCTGCCCGCAAGGTACGGGTACTGGCGGACCGGGTTACACCATCGACGCGGAATTCAATAATATTCCTCACGAGACCGGCGTGCTCTCCATGGCTCGCACCAGCGATCCCAATTCCGCAGGTTCACAATTCTTTATCTGCCTGGGCCGCGTGCCCCATCTGGATAACTCCTATACCGTTTTTGGCAGAACCAGCGATAAGGAAAGCGAAGCCGTTGTACTCGAGATTGGCAACGTTGAAACTGACCATGGCGATCGTCCTCTGGAAGAGGTCAAAATCACGGGGTCCGAAGTAATTGCTAAGGAAAAATAG
- a CDS encoding Bax inhibitor-1/YccA family protein, which produces MNNFNPDYYDQDTTAGRGMFAIDAIAEERAAFIRKTYMHLFGAIMAFMGLEFILFSNDALVDRMVAAIGGNWWLVLIAFMAASWIASAMASSAKSLGTQYAGLALYIVAEAVIFVPILYVATRFTNPEAHVIPVAAIITLCIFGGLTAYVFVTGADFSFLGGFLTIAMLAAIGIAIGAALFGFTLGYLFAGAMVLLLSGYILYDTSNVLHHYSTDQYVSASLALFASVATLFWYVLRIVMMFASDD; this is translated from the coding sequence ATGAACAACTTTAATCCTGACTACTACGACCAGGATACGACGGCCGGCCGCGGTATGTTTGCAATCGATGCGATTGCAGAGGAACGCGCTGCGTTTATCCGCAAAACGTACATGCACCTGTTCGGTGCGATTATGGCCTTCATGGGGCTGGAATTCATTCTGTTCAGCAACGACGCTCTCGTCGACAGGATGGTGGCAGCCATCGGCGGTAACTGGTGGCTGGTGCTGATCGCCTTCATGGCTGCCAGCTGGATTGCCAGTGCCATGGCTTCCAGTGCCAAATCACTCGGGACGCAGTATGCCGGGCTGGCGTTGTATATCGTGGCAGAGGCCGTGATCTTTGTGCCAATTCTGTATGTCGCCACAAGATTCACCAACCCGGAAGCGCATGTGATTCCGGTTGCCGCGATCATTACCCTCTGTATTTTCGGGGGATTGACGGCGTATGTCTTTGTCACTGGTGCGGACTTCTCCTTCCTGGGGGGCTTTCTGACGATCGCCATGCTGGCCGCGATCGGGATTGCCATCGGTGCTGCCCTGTTCGGGTTCACCTTGGGATATCTGTTTGCAGGAGCGATGGTGCTGCTGCTCAGCGGTTACATCCTGTATGACACTTCGAACGTCCTGCATCACTACTCCACCGATCAGTATGTCTCGGCTTCACTGGCCCTGTTCGCCTCTGTTGCCACACTGTTCTGGTACGTGCTGCGGATCGTGATGATGTTCGCCTCTGACGACTAA
- the msrP gene encoding protein-methionine-sulfoxide reductase catalytic subunit MsrP: MNHMLRKIWNVPEHTHTPESVYQNRKAHRREFLKLMSYGLGIAGFAELLSGCEQATKEEIEQAGAVKPLPKDLQSVYPARRNEAFKYGRPETVEIEAEEFTNFYEFTGPTSKEAWKYVDKFQTTPWSVTIEGECAKPRTFDLDDLYKEMQFEERAYRHRCVETWAMCVPWTGFPLASLLKLVEPKPTAKYVAFETFNKPQEAPYMESSGAGTWPWPYTEGLTIEEAMNDLAFIATGLYGKPLLKQNGAPIRLVVPWKYGFKSGKSIVKIKLMADQPATFWNSVNPGEYGFVANVNPDKPHPRWSQRTEWMLGTEKRYDTQIYNGYEEYVGGLYTG; this comes from the coding sequence ATGAATCATATGCTTCGTAAAATCTGGAATGTTCCGGAACACACCCACACCCCCGAATCGGTGTACCAGAATCGCAAAGCACATCGCCGCGAGTTCCTCAAGCTGATGAGCTATGGACTGGGAATTGCCGGCTTCGCAGAGCTGCTCTCTGGTTGTGAACAGGCAACAAAAGAAGAAATCGAACAGGCGGGTGCCGTGAAGCCACTGCCGAAAGACCTGCAGTCTGTCTATCCAGCCAGGCGGAACGAAGCATTCAAATACGGGCGCCCGGAAACAGTAGAAATTGAGGCGGAAGAATTCACGAACTTCTATGAATTCACCGGTCCCACCAGCAAAGAAGCCTGGAAATATGTAGATAAATTCCAGACCACTCCCTGGTCGGTCACCATTGAAGGGGAATGTGCCAAACCCCGCACCTTTGATCTGGATGACCTCTACAAAGAGATGCAGTTTGAGGAACGGGCCTACCGTCACCGCTGTGTCGAAACCTGGGCCATGTGCGTTCCCTGGACCGGCTTCCCCCTGGCCAGTCTGCTGAAACTGGTCGAACCCAAACCGACGGCGAAGTACGTTGCCTTTGAGACCTTTAATAAACCCCAAGAAGCGCCGTACATGGAATCAAGCGGCGCCGGTACCTGGCCCTGGCCCTACACCGAAGGCCTGACCATTGAGGAAGCAATGAACGATCTCGCCTTCATTGCCACCGGCCTGTATGGGAAGCCACTGCTGAAACAGAATGGAGCACCGATTCGGCTGGTTGTCCCCTGGAAATACGGTTTCAAGTCAGGCAAATCGATCGTGAAGATCAAGCTCATGGCCGACCAGCCGGCGACCTTCTGGAATTCCGTCAATCCGGGTGAATACGGATTCGTAGCCAACGTCAACCCTGACAAACCGCATCCCCGCTGGAGCCAGCGTACCGAATGGATGCTCGGCACGGAAAAACGATACGATACGCAGATCTACAATGGCTATGAAGAGTACGTCGGCGGCCTCTACACCGGCTGA
- a CDS encoding putative hydro-lyase, translated as MSVDRASLLTGAAVREACRTNQFTGQTSGVAPGFAQANLVILREVDAAHFREFCEKNPKPCPVLEVTEAGNPCPRESTPDADLRTDLPRYRVWKSGELVEEPTNIAHLWQDDLVAFLIGCSFTFEAEMIRSGLPVRHIDLGVNVPMYRTNVACEAAGIFSGPLVVSMRPFQPADAIRAIQITGRFPAVHGEPVHLGFPEQLGISDLSQPDFGDPVPVHPGELPVFWACGVTPQTVLMQAKPEFAITHSPGCMFVTDWKDEQLATR; from the coding sequence ATGAGCGTCGATCGTGCTTCGCTGTTAACCGGTGCGGCAGTGCGGGAAGCCTGTCGCACCAACCAGTTCACCGGGCAGACATCGGGGGTGGCCCCCGGTTTTGCCCAGGCGAATCTGGTCATTCTTCGGGAAGTCGATGCCGCTCATTTTCGTGAGTTCTGTGAGAAAAACCCCAAGCCTTGCCCTGTTCTGGAAGTGACCGAAGCAGGCAATCCCTGTCCGCGAGAATCCACTCCAGATGCCGACCTGAGGACTGACCTGCCCCGCTATCGTGTCTGGAAGTCGGGCGAACTGGTGGAAGAACCAACGAACATCGCACATCTCTGGCAGGACGATCTGGTTGCGTTTCTGATCGGCTGTTCGTTTACATTTGAAGCGGAGATGATTCGGTCTGGCCTGCCGGTCAGACACATCGATCTGGGAGTCAACGTTCCCATGTATCGCACGAATGTTGCCTGTGAAGCCGCGGGGATTTTTTCCGGCCCGCTGGTGGTTTCCATGCGTCCCTTCCAGCCTGCTGATGCGATTCGTGCAATTCAGATCACGGGCCGTTTCCCTGCAGTCCATGGTGAGCCCGTGCATCTGGGCTTTCCGGAACAGTTGGGAATTTCTGACCTGAGCCAGCCTGATTTCGGGGATCCCGTCCCCGTACACCCGGGAGAGCTACCGGTCTTCTGGGCCTGTGGTGTCACGCCACAGACCGTTTTGATGCAGGCGAAGCCGGAATTTGCCATTACTCACAGCCCGGGCTGCATGTTCGTCACCGACTGGAAAGACGAACAACTCGCCACTCGCTAA